A stretch of DNA from Deltaproteobacteria bacterium:
CGCGCCGAGAGCGTCGGCGATGTCGAGCGGATTGTGAAAGTAGGGCACCATGACCGCGGTGCCCAGCCGGATCGGCACCCGCGCAGCGACGGCGGTCATGACCACCAGCTGGCTGCGGTAGCGGATGTTGTCGTTGAACCAGAGCTGGCAGAAGCCGTTATCGCGCGCCAGCTCGGCTTGGCGGATCAATTCGGGCACGGTGTAATGATTCGCCAGATGAGTGACGAATTGTAGGCCGAGCTCGCCGGTGAAGATTGCCATAGTTTGCTGTTCTCAGCGCTAGCGGCGTCGTTAGCTATTGGCCGATCTGATTTATCACCACGAAGGACACGAAGATCACGAAGTTCGGAATTTGAACTATCCGAACCCGTCGTGTCCTTCGTGCCTTCGTGGTGAAAGTATTATTTCGCTCGGTTAGAATTCAGTCACGTTCCGCAGTTTCATTTTCTTGCGCTTGGCCTGATCGAGGACGAATTTTCCCACGGCGAGATCTTCGTCGGCAATGCCGTTGGATTGGAAAAATATTCTTTTCGGCCGCGGTCGCGGCGCGCCGCCGGCGACGTATTTTTCCAGGGGGATAATATCTTCCCAGCGCGCGCTGCCGCTTTGGCAGGCTTCGACCAAGTCGCCGCTGTCGGCTTTCGCCGCGGCGATGTCGTCGGTGACGATCAAGTCCATGCGCCGGATTAAATCATTCGAGACCTCGTGTTTCACCGTGGCGTTGGCGCCGATGGAGGCGACCAGGACATCGTCTTTGAGATTGTTGCCGGTGGCCACCGGCGTCGTCGAATCGGTGGAGACGACCAAAATATCGGACAGTCCTTCGCACTCGTCGATGCTGTCGACTTCTTTCCAGTCGGCTTTGACGACTTTGCTCATTTGCTTGATGAAATCTTTGCGCCGTTTCGGCGTGCGGCCCCAGACGACTACTTGTTCGATGGCGCAGCTTTCGGCCACCGCTTCGACTTGAAAGGTCGCTTGCCAGCCGGGGCCGATGACTCCCAGCACTTTGCTGTTGGCCGGCGCGAGATATTTGGCCGCGACGCCGGTGGCGGCGCCGGTGCGCAGGCTGCTCAAGTAGGCCATGTTGACGATCCCTTGTATGCCGCCCTTGCCGCCGTGGAAAAGCGTGACGATGTTGGCGCCGGCGGCGTAGGAGCGCAGGCAGATCAAGTCAGAATCTTGGTGCCAGGCGGCCATCATGTTCAATTGCTTGGAGCTACCCTTCAAGCGGCGGCGCGGCACGCTGCGCATTTTTCCCGCGGCGCGGTCGCGGAACATTTTGTCGACCTGGGCGACGGCTTGGGACATGTCGATGAGTTTTCGAGTTTGCGCTTCGCTGATGATGACGGCCATGAATAAAAATCCTCCATGGGTTCTATAGCCTAAGGGTAAAGTTGGGGCAAGGCGTTGGGAATTTCGCCGGCGATCGTCTATACAACAGACGTTAACCCGCTACGTGCATGAAAAGGAGTCGGCGATGGCCCAGCCGACCAATCAAGCGAAACTTTGTCCCCATTGCGCCAACAGCGTCGCGCTTGACGCCGTGAAGTGTCCTTACTGCAAGGCGGAGTTGAGCGCGTCGTCGTCGCGCGATTTTGTGATTGGGACAGCGGCGGATAAAGAACCGGTTGAAACCCACGTGACCGTTACCGGCGAAACGCGGCCGATAAAATTCATCGCCTTTGGCGCGGCATTTTTGCTGCTGGCGTTAGTTGGCGGCGGCGTTTGGCTCAGCCAGCGCCGCGCCGGCGATTCGGCTCTCGGGCTTGGGGAAAAATCCAACGAGCTGCAGGAAAAAAATCAGACGATTAAAACTCTCGAAGCGGAGTTGGCGAAGCTGCGCGAGGGCAATCAAGGCAGCGCGAGCCAGACCGACGAACTCAAGAACAAACTCGCCGAGAGCCAAAAAGATCTGGCGGCGCTGGAAAAAAAGTTGGCCGATGCCAATCGTGAGATCGAGCGTTTAGCTTCAGCGCGGCAGACCGCGGCGCCAGCGCGCGCCAATCCGCAGCCGGCGAATTCATCATCATCACCACCGCCTCCACCAACGCCAGCGCGGCGAGTGGCGGAGCCGGGAATTTACGAAGTGGTGCGCACGACTTCGGTGTATGAGGAACCGTCCAGTACGGCGCGCGTGCTGACGCGGGTCGAGCGCACGACCCAGGTGACCGTGGTCCGCGCGG
This window harbors:
- a CDS encoding ornithine cyclodeaminase family protein is translated as MAVIISEAQTRKLIDMSQAVAQVDKMFRDRAAGKMRSVPRRRLKGSSKQLNMMAAWHQDSDLICLRSYAAGANIVTLFHGGKGGIQGIVNMAYLSSLRTGAATGVAAKYLAPANSKVLGVIGPGWQATFQVEAVAESCAIEQVVVWGRTPKRRKDFIKQMSKVVKADWKEVDSIDECEGLSDILVVSTDSTTPVATGNNLKDDVLVASIGANATVKHEVSNDLIRRMDLIVTDDIAAAKADSGDLVEACQSGSARWEDIIPLEKYVAGGAPRPRPKRIFFQSNGIADEDLAVGKFVLDQAKRKKMKLRNVTEF